The sequence GCAGACCTGTTCAGGGAAGAGAGGAACGCGGTCGAGATCCTCAAGTGGAAAGAGATCTACGACTACGTTGAGGAAGCTATCGATCACTGCGAGGACACGATCAACCTGATCGAGGCGTCTCTGGTCAAGAACTCCTAACGCAGGAGCTGAGGAACTGGCGCGGCGCGAGCACAGGAGCGCCGCGATTCACCTATGACTGATGCTTGGGTCTGGGCCGTAGTGGCCCTGGGACTGATCTTCGAGTTTGTCAACGGATTCCACGACGCCGCGAACGCCATCGCGACGTCGGTTCTCACCCGCGCTCTGTCGATCCGGAACGCGGTCGTAATGTGTGCGGCGCTGAACTTCCTTGGCGCTGTGTCCAGTAGTGCCGTTGCGACGACGATGGGGAAGGGGATCGTGCCACCGGGAGAAGTGACCAATGAGGTGGTCGCTGCCGCCTTGCTGGGGGCGATCATCTGGGACCTCATCACCTGGCACTTCGGCCTGCCTACCAGTTCGACCCACGCCATCGTCGGCGGCCTCATCGGCGCCGCAGCAGGCTACAAAGGGCTGCAAATCGTCGAGTGGGCGGGGACCTCGCGGGTTCTCATGGGCCTGGTGCTATCACCCGTACTGGGGGTCACAGTCGCCTTCGTGGTCATGATGATCTTCACATGGATCTTCCGGCACCGCCCGCCCTCGACTCTCAACCGCCGGTTCCGGCTCATCCAGGTTCTGTCCGCCAGCCTGATGGCCTTCAGCCATGGCGAGAATGACGGCCAAAAGTCCATGGGCGTCATCTCGATGGCCCTTTTCAGCGCCTCGGTCGCCGCCCACGGCGCCGGTGTTGAGTTCACGATTCCTCTCTGGGTAATGGTCTCCTGCGGTCTGGCAATGGCCCTCGGGAGTGGCGCCGGCGGCTGGCGCATCATCAAGACCCTGGGGCGCAACGTGATGGAATTGCAGCCCATCCACGGCTGCGTCGCCGAGCTTAGCTCCGCCTGCGTCATCATGGCCGCCTCGAAGGTCGGTGCACCGATCTCGACCACGCACACCGTCTCCTCAGCGATCATGGGCGTCGGGATGATTCGTCACTTGAGTTCAGTGCGGTGGAAGGTCGTCACGAACATCGTCTGGGCTTGGTTGCTTACCATGCCGGTCGCGGCGCTCTTCGGGTTCGCCTCGCTACGTCTGCTGCAGTGGGTCTTCGGCTAGGGATTGCTAGGACGCGGGGATCATCGCGCGGAGCAAAGCGAGGGTACCGAGACCGTAGTAGGTGTACTCCACATCCGGCACCGCATCGCGTGGGCAGGACGAGAAGCCACCACCAGGCCTGGCACAGGTGCGGGCAAAGCGTGCAAGCGCTGCGAGATCCACCGGCCCAACTGCGGCAAGGCCGATCAGTGCCAGGAACGCCGTGAAGCTCGACAGTAGGTCGCCCTCCGGTGCCGCGGCATGGGCTCGGAAGCCGCCGTCTTCCGAGGTCTGCATCGACACCAGGAACCGGGCCGCCGACGCAGCGCAGTCTTCCTCCAGTTCGCCTGCCATCGTCAGGACCGCAAGCCCCGCTGCTGTGGCATTCGTCTGCGCCGCGGTCTGATCCGCTCTCTCCGCAAAGCCGCCCTCAGGACGACGTAGTTGCTGCACTCCCCGGAGTACCTCCTCCCCCGCAGACCAACCATCTCCCAGCATCTCATGACACAGGGCAAGCAGGAAAGCCTGGTAGGCGCTCACTGACGCCTCCGGGTTGTCGTGCAGCGCGCCCTCCGCTTCAGTCAGGCAGGCGTACACAGACGGCGGTACCGGCAGCGGGTCACGCCCCGGTGACTGCAGCATCCGGCGGCAGTTCAGGTAGCTGAAGCACTCGACCAGGTCTCGTGGTGGTGGCTGTGCAGCGAGGAAGCCCGGGATGGCGCCCAAAGCCGGAGAGGCCGGGGCAGTCAGCACAAGCGTCCGCAGGGCGAAGTCGGTGTAGTACAGATCCTCGACGCCTGAGCGCCCGACGAAGCCGCCCGCAGGGCCCTGACGGCTTCCGACGTAGCTTGCCTGCGCCCTCAGGAACCCGTCGCCCAGCAAGGCAGTACCTGTGGCCAGCATCTCGTCCAGCAGATCGAGATAGCCCATGGAGGTTCGGCTCAGTCGGATACGAGCCGCACCTCGCGCAGGATGTTGCGGACGAGGAACTGGAAGAGCTCCCGGAGCCCCGGAGGTCCTATCTCTTGCGTAAGGTCCAGGGCACGTGTACGCAGGCCCCCGTAGAGCCGGTGGGCCTTCTCGAAGACCCCATGTTGATGGTAGAGGGTCCGGACCTGCGGCAGGACCGTGCTCCGGCTCCCGCTGGCACGAGCTGCGGTCACCAGGTCGTCCAGGGCCTCTCCCGCACCGGCCTCAAGAGCAAAGGCACGCAGGATCGTGGGCCTGCGGGCCAGCACATCCTGGCCTCGGTGGCCCTTGTTCGCGTTGTCCTCTTCCCAGTCGGTGAGGTCGTTGAGCACCTGGAAACCCTCGCCGACGAAGGTGGCATACTGGCGCAGGAGGGTGTCCTCCACAGCGACCTGTGCCGCACGCAGGCCGGCGTAGAGCGCGACCTCGAAGGCCGGCGCCGTCTTCAAAGCCCCAATCTGCAGTGCATGGATGGGCCGCAACTGCGTGGAGGCTTGGCCGTTCCACATCAACTCTGCGCCCTGCCCGGAGGATAGCTGGAGATGGGCCTGCGCCAATCGGGCGAGGATGTCTGCGACGCAGCCAGCGCCCAGTTCGGGCCCTTGCGAGGCGATCAGACGATAGCCTAGGCCGATCAGGAAGTCGCCCACGTTGATGGCTGTCTCGACCCCGTAGGTCTGATGGATCGTCGGTTGGCCGTAGCGGTACGGATCGCGGTCCTCGATGTCGTCGTGGACCAGGGAGGCCTTGTGTATGGCCTCGAAGGCGACGGCGACGGTGCGGATGCCCGGTGGAAGGAGAGCTTCGGCGTCAGCGCCGGCCTCCAGGGCCTCGAAGCCTGAACGTGCGACGGCATAGGTCGCCAGGGTAATGAAGGGCCGCAGGCGCTTGCCGCCGCGCTGCAGGAAGTCACAGGCAATGCGCTGGGTAGCCTCCAGCAAGGGTGCTGACACCTCGTCGCCGGGAGGCGTCTGGTTGCAGGCGCCGAGCAGTGGGGTGAGGTGCTCCGGGGTGAAGACGGTCTGCGCCGCACGCAGCAGGGGAAGGTAGCTGCGCTCGATCAGCCTGCCCCCGGTGGCATGGGTGCCGATCAGCTCGCCGAGAAGGTCGACCTCCGCCGTGGTATCCTGGCAGCCGTCGGTCAGCAGAGGAAGGGCCTGGTGAGGCACGCCCAGGTCGGCAATGCGCTCGAAGGACTTCTCCAGGGAGTCCAGGCAAGCCACACCAAGAATCGCGTCGGCCTCGCCCTCCATGACCTTCTCGACCACTGCCGAAGTGCCCTCGGCCACGATGACATGGTAGCCGAGGTCCTCCGCCCGCGCCTTGAGGTCCTGGATCACACAACCGCCGCAGCCGGCGCAGTGCAATCCTACGGAGTCGATGCTCGCCCGGCAGGTATGTCGGTTCTGCAGGCACTTGGGTAGTAGCAGAAGACGGCGCCCAAAGGGGACCGCCGAGAAGGCGCCCCACCAGAGGGCGTTGTCGAGGGCGACCATGGCGAACCCGAGATACTCGCGAGGAAGCCCCAGGTCACTGAGGATGGAAGCGGCGCCCTCCCGCAGCACTTCATCCCCCGGGAGAGCCGTATGCCCCAGGGAGTCGGCAAGGAAGGCGGCCCGGGCACGGATCAGCGCCCGGGTCGAACTGTCTGCGGGAACCTGCTTGATGTCGTCTCTGGCCTCGCCGGTTTCAGTCGGCGGGCGGCCGGTGAGTACACTCATAGGTCTCTGACCGTCCCCTCGTCCTTCCAGACGGGTACCATGGTCAGTTGACGGCGCCGATGCAGTACAGGTTCTGGAATCCGCGCAAGAACAGCCGGTCACCGTCGAACACGGGTGAGCCCCGATAGGGCTCGATCTTGTTGCGGCCGACCTCCGAGTAGGTGCGGCCCGGAGTGACGACTACGGTTGTGCCATTGTCGCCAGCGACGAACAGGTGACCACCGGCGAAGGTCACGCTCGGGTAGCAGACCGCCCTGCCCAGACCCAGGTTCTGCTCATAGACAACCTCGCCGGTCGCCGCATCGATGCAACTGAACACGCCCACCTGGTTCACTGCATACAGGAGCCCCTCATGCAGGACCGGCGAAGCGTAGTAGCGATCTTTCTTTGGCTGAGTGTTCCACAGCTTCCTGCACACAACCTTGTTCTCCACGACAGCCTCGGGCAACTCGACAGCCTTGCCGCCGTTCTCGATGAAGTAGGCGATGCGGCCGTCGAGGGTGGGGCTCGCGTACTCCAGGCCGGCGATGCCCTTAGCGAGGACCACGCCGTCATCGACCCGAAGTATCTCGCCCTTGGGCGTGACGATGACCTGGGTGCCACCGATCGCCGTCGGAAGGTGGGTACCCCAGCACGCCCCGGACCGGGTCTGCCACAGCCTTGCTCCGGTGCTCTTGTCCAGGGCGGTGAACTGGCTGATGTGCACGATCAGCTTGTCCCCGACCACCACAGGCGAAGCACTGTGCCCCCACATGTCCGTTGGCTTCTCGATGAACTTCGCCCACTGACGGTTGCCCTCCAGATCGTAGCAGGCGACGATGCCCGTGCCGAACACTACCCACACGTAGTGGCCGTCACTGACCGGCGTGGCGGAGGAGTAGCCGTTGATGTCATGCCGCGGCGGCAGGATGTACCAGAGCTTCCGGTAAGGCTCGAGTTCGAGGCCGATGGCGGTCTGCCTGGCCTGAGCTGCCGCGAGCTTGGTCTTGAGCGCTTCGTCGTCAGGCTTGGACTGCAGACCGGCCTTCGCCTGATTCGCCTCGCGACTCGCCTTGTTGAACTCCCCTTCGAGGGCCTTCGCCTTGGCCTGGTCAGGGCCGATCTTGGCGAGGTCCTCGGGAGAGGCGATGTCCTCGTAGGTGTTCGTCTTCTGCCAGAGGATATGGCCATCGGTCGCCTCCAGGCAGACGAGTGTCGAGGGTTCAGCGCAGAGGAAGATCCTGTTGCCGACCAGAATCGGCGTAGCGTTGCCGGTGCCCGGGAGCGCCGTCTTCCATCTCACGTTCTGGTCCGGTCCCCACTGCAGAACGGGCGTCGCTGTGGGGTACCTGCCGGTGCCGTCGGTGCGCCAACCAACCGTCTCAGAGGCCAGGGCACTGGTGGCTGCGACCACCAGCACCGTAACGAGCATGATCCTGCGGGCATGGAACGCCAGGGACATGTGTCTCCTCCTGAGGATGATGAATGCTCCGCCCAGGGTCGGGCGGTTCAGAGCGGCACCACAGCCCTATCCGGCTCCGGTGGCAAGAGATCGACTGGCGCGAGCCAGCGCCTCGACGGTCCACATGACCGGGTAAAGGGCTTCGCTGTACCACAGACTCGCGAAATACAGACCGATGGGCGCGGCGTTCGTCCAGGACCCTTCTTCGACCCGCGCTACGAGCTGCTCTATGCCTCGTGACAGCGCCTCCGGAGCAGCCTGAGGCCACTGTGCAAGGGCGCTCACGGCCAGAGCGGTCTCCTCAACGGTGACAGGCACACCGGCTTCGGCGCCCCATCCACCCTCCTCGCTTTGTGCAGCAAGGAGGTACTTCAGGCCCCGCTGCGCCTGCTCACCACCAGGACCAAGCTCGGCCAGCGCCATCAGAACCCGCGAGGTGGCGAGCACCGGGTTGCTGTGATCTGCGGTCCGCTGACTTCCAGACCACAGCGGGACCCAGGAACCGTCAGCCCGCTGCGTGCGCACCAGATAGGACAAGCCACGACGCATGCAGGTCGCAAGACGCTGGTCCTGACCGAGGGGATCGACGGCATGAAGCGCTCGCAGGGCATGGGCGGTGATGTCGGCGCAGCTCATGTCAAAGGGTAACTGACCCCAGCCGCGACAGAAGGTCGGCCACCCACCGTCGGCGTTCTGCAGGTCCATCAGCCACCGGGCACCCTCGGCAATCCCCTTCGAGTTCGCGGTCCCGGCAAGGGCAAGCACGGCACCCGAGGTGTCATCGGCATCGGGAACGCTGCCGGACAGGTACGACCAGCCCCAGCCTCCCGCTGCTGCACCGGTGTATGGATGCACCGTGCCGCGCTGCTGACCGGCAAGCCATTGTCGGGACACTACCAGCGCCGCCGCAGCATCCTGAGCCGGCCCGTCCTCTGGAAGCACGGGCCTTGCCTGCTCGAGGGCGTTCACGGCCCCGCTCGTAACCCAGGTGGCGAGATGGGTGTCGATCGGCCAGCTCCCATCCTCGCGAAGACTGGTTCGCAGGAAGTGCAGACAACGAGACAGCACGGGATGTTCCGGACCAAGCGCGCCGACCAGGCCCATGGTGACAAAGGCGGTGAGCGGAGTGGCCTCCAGGTACCCGCCGCTTTCCGGCTGGATCCGCTCCAGGGTCCTCAGGACGCCCGGGGTAACCGCCGACCTCAGAAAGCGCCGGGAGCGACCGCTGCCCTTGTGATGGTGAACAGTGAGGCCGACGGCAATGAGCGCCGGAAGGGCATAGCTGACCACCTGCAACCGGAGCACGGGGTAAAGCGACCGCGGCAAAGCCGCCATCTCGAAGGGCAAGTCCGGAACCTCACTCCAGGGCACCAGACCTGCAAGGGCGCAGTTCATGAGGATAGGCACCGCGAAGGTGCGATCAGCGCCGTAGGTCTTGCGGATCGCCGCGACCCGCTCCCCGGGTGTGGCACCGGCCCGGTGTGTTACGTAGGCCTCGGCCCGCTCATATGCGCTCTGACGGTCGGATTGTGCGTGACTCAGATGGAGCGCGGAAAGGGTGAGGAGAGTCGTGGAGAGGTTACTGGGGCTGTCGGGAGTATCGCCCCAGCCGCCGTCCTCGTTCTGGGTCCGGCAGAGCCAGTCCAGTCCTGCCGCGGTTCTCTCGCGGTCCTCGGGCATCGCGGCCAGTGACAGCGCACTGATTGCCGTCGCGGTTGCCAGGGCCGAAGAGGACAGATGGCCCTCCCAGTGACCCTCCGGCGAGCAAAGCGACAGCAGATGGTTCACTGCTGTCGCGAGGGCCTGCTGCAGACGATCCGGGTGCATCATGCCGGCGCCCTCCGGCGGTGTCGGGCCAGATGACCCGTCCACAGAACGACCTGACCCTTGGCCAGGAGCTGGATCAGGAGGCGACGGCTCAGCGGCGCTCCGGCACCCTTCTGGTCGTCGAGGTAGATTCGCGGCGTCCACTTGAAGTTGAACCGGTAGCACTCTCGCACCAAGTCCCAGTGTAGCCGTGTCAGCACGGGCGGCGCAGTGCCGTCCAGAGGAGCGTAGATCACCGGGAAGAGGGTGATGGCCTCACCGCGGAAGCGCCGTACCCAGTCGAGGGTCTGCTGTACGTGCTCGGGTGTCTCGCCGGGAAGGCCGACAAGAAGGCTGACCATAGGCAGGAACCCCGCGCGACAGAGCCGTCGCAGTTGCTCCTCGCACACCTCGCCCCAGGTGTCCGGGCCAATGGCTCCCATCTTGGCGCGCCCGCCACTGGCCTGCAGCAGCTCTCCTGCGGCCGTCTCGACGCCCACGTTCACCCAGGGACGGCGCGTCACCTGGTCGCCCACCAGAAGGTCTCGCGCCTGACGAATCTCGCCGTCGGTCCATTGCGCGATGCTGGCGATGTTGGCGTGGTCGAGTTGCAGAAGCCGCACTGCCTTGAGCGCCCGGATCTGCTCCAGAAGGGCGAGAGCTGTCGCGGGTCTACAGTGAACGCCGCTGGCCCCGTAACGGAAGAAGTCCTCACTCAGAGCGGCGAGGGCGGTCTTCGCGGCGGCAAGGTTCGTCTCAACGTCGGCAAGAATCGTGTCCGTCGGGAGATGCCCCATGGGTGTCGTGGCGATGGCGCAGAAGCCGCAGCCAAGACCACAGCCCCGGCTGATCTCCACCACTCCCATGGTCGTAGCGCCCCGTATGGGCGGAATCTGATCTACGGGGACGCCCTCACCGAGGGTCACAGCAGGCAGACTCTCCTGGGCCAGGAGCTTCGAGAAGACCTCGACCACGTTGCCCTCGGAGTAGCCCACGACGACATGATCGACTCCGGTCTCTGCAGGGGTGACGGAGGAAGGGGAAGAAGTGTCCTGCGCAAGCTGCCAGGCTCCCGGTCCGCCCAGGAGAACCCGGGCCTGCGGAGCACGGGCCTGCAAGTAGGCGCGAACCCCACTGAGCAGTTGGCGGAACATCGCCAGCGGGTAGATCTCGCCGCCTGCGATCCCGGCCATGGTGGAGCTGCTCATACCGAGGCCGTGCGGCTCGCCGGAGCTGATGCCGACCACGAGAGTTGCCGGGCCGATGGCCTGGTGGAGGTGTGCGTCGTCGACGACGACGATGTCACCGGGGTCGATGCCGCCGCGAACCAGGGCCGCCTCGACGCGGCGCAACCCCAGCGGGGCGACCACACACTGCCCCTCGGGATGTGCCGCCCGGGGCATCAGCAGGTGGTTCATGATCGCAGCCGGGGTCCGCGTCGTCTGGCTGGCCGCCGTCATCCCATCCAGCAGGACACGATAGTCTGCCATCAGGGTTCGGTCAGCGGTGAGGACGATCGGGTAGCCGTCGCGTCGTAACACTCAAGGACTCCTGCGTGCGCTTTCGTCAAGCTGTGCGATCAGGGCGTCGATCTCGTCGAGGACCGGCTGGCTGCCCGGCGCCTGCGGGGCCTGCGGCAAGGCACGCCCGCACTCCGGACAGGTCTTCTGCCCGGCCAACTCCGGCGGCAGCTCACCCTCCGCCCCCGAACACAGAGGACAAGTCGCGCCAGTCCGCGAGTAGTACATCCGCCGGGCTTCGGCGTCAAGGGTCACGAACTTGCCCGGAGCGC is a genomic window of Armatimonadia bacterium containing:
- a CDS encoding inorganic phosphate transporter: MTDAWVWAVVALGLIFEFVNGFHDAANAIATSVLTRALSIRNAVVMCAALNFLGAVSSSAVATTMGKGIVPPGEVTNEVVAAALLGAIIWDLITWHFGLPTSSTHAIVGGLIGAAAGYKGLQIVEWAGTSRVLMGLVLSPVLGVTVAFVVMMIFTWIFRHRPPSTLNRRFRLIQVLSASLMAFSHGENDGQKSMGVISMALFSASVAAHGAGVEFTIPLWVMVSCGLAMALGSGAGGWRIIKTLGRNVMELQPIHGCVAELSSACVIMAASKVGAPISTTHTVSSAIMGVGMIRHLSSVRWKVVTNIVWAWLLTMPVAALFGFASLRLLQWVFG
- a CDS encoding prenyltransferase/squalene oxidase repeat-containing protein, which produces MMHPDRLQQALATAVNHLLSLCSPEGHWEGHLSSSALATATAISALSLAAMPEDRERTAAGLDWLCRTQNEDGGWGDTPDSPSNLSTTLLTLSALHLSHAQSDRQSAYERAEAYVTHRAGATPGERVAAIRKTYGADRTFAVPILMNCALAGLVPWSEVPDLPFEMAALPRSLYPVLRLQVVSYALPALIAVGLTVHHHKGSGRSRRFLRSAVTPGVLRTLERIQPESGGYLEATPLTAFVTMGLVGALGPEHPVLSRCLHFLRTSLREDGSWPIDTHLATWVTSGAVNALEQARPVLPEDGPAQDAAAALVVSRQWLAGQQRGTVHPYTGAAAGGWGWSYLSGSVPDADDTSGAVLALAGTANSKGIAEGARWLMDLQNADGGWPTFCRGWGQLPFDMSCADITAHALRALHAVDPLGQDQRLATCMRRGLSYLVRTQRADGSWVPLWSGSQRTADHSNPVLATSRVLMALAELGPGGEQAQRGLKYLLAAQSEEGGWGAEAGVPVTVEETALAVSALAQWPQAAPEALSRGIEQLVARVEEGSWTNAAPIGLYFASLWYSEALYPVMWTVEALARASRSLATGAG
- a CDS encoding PQQ-binding-like beta-propeller repeat protein — translated: MSLAFHARRIMLVTVLVVAATSALASETVGWRTDGTGRYPTATPVLQWGPDQNVRWKTALPGTGNATPILVGNRIFLCAEPSTLVCLEATDGHILWQKTNTYEDIASPEDLAKIGPDQAKAKALEGEFNKASREANQAKAGLQSKPDDEALKTKLAAAQARQTAIGLELEPYRKLWYILPPRHDINGYSSATPVSDGHYVWVVFGTGIVACYDLEGNRQWAKFIEKPTDMWGHSASPVVVGDKLIVHISQFTALDKSTGARLWQTRSGACWGTHLPTAIGGTQVIVTPKGEILRVDDGVVLAKGIAGLEYASPTLDGRIAYFIENGGKAVELPEAVVENKVVCRKLWNTQPKKDRYYASPVLHEGLLYAVNQVGVFSCIDAATGEVVYEQNLGLGRAVCYPSVTFAGGHLFVAGDNGTTVVVTPGRTYSEVGRNKIEPYRGSPVFDGDRLFLRGFQNLYCIGAVN
- a CDS encoding polyprenyl synthetase family protein, with amino-acid sequence MSVLTGRPPTETGEARDDIKQVPADSSTRALIRARAAFLADSLGHTALPGDEVLREGAASILSDLGLPREYLGFAMVALDNALWWGAFSAVPFGRRLLLLPKCLQNRHTCRASIDSVGLHCAGCGGCVIQDLKARAEDLGYHVIVAEGTSAVVEKVMEGEADAILGVACLDSLEKSFERIADLGVPHQALPLLTDGCQDTTAEVDLLGELIGTHATGGRLIERSYLPLLRAAQTVFTPEHLTPLLGACNQTPPGDEVSAPLLEATQRIACDFLQRGGKRLRPFITLATYAVARSGFEALEAGADAEALLPPGIRTVAVAFEAIHKASLVHDDIEDRDPYRYGQPTIHQTYGVETAINVGDFLIGLGYRLIASQGPELGAGCVADILARLAQAHLQLSSGQGAELMWNGQASTQLRPIHALQIGALKTAPAFEVALYAGLRAAQVAVEDTLLRQYATFVGEGFQVLNDLTDWEEDNANKGHRGQDVLARRPTILRAFALEAGAGEALDDLVTAARASGSRSTVLPQVRTLYHQHGVFEKAHRLYGGLRTRALDLTQEIGPPGLRELFQFLVRNILREVRLVSD
- a CDS encoding prenyltransferase/squalene oxidase repeat-containing protein, producing MGYLDLLDEMLATGTALLGDGFLRAQASYVGSRQGPAGGFVGRSGVEDLYYTDFALRTLVLTAPASPALGAIPGFLAAQPPPRDLVECFSYLNCRRMLQSPGRDPLPVPPSVYACLTEAEGALHDNPEASVSAYQAFLLALCHEMLGDGWSAGEEVLRGVQQLRRPEGGFAERADQTAAQTNATAAGLAVLTMAGELEEDCAASAARFLVSMQTSEDGGFRAHAAAPEGDLLSSFTAFLALIGLAAVGPVDLAALARFARTCARPGGGFSSCPRDAVPDVEYTYYGLGTLALLRAMIPAS
- a CDS encoding radical SAM protein, which produces MLRRDGYPIVLTADRTLMADYRVLLDGMTAASQTTRTPAAIMNHLLMPRAAHPEGQCVVAPLGLRRVEAALVRGGIDPGDIVVVDDAHLHQAIGPATLVVGISSGEPHGLGMSSSTMAGIAGGEIYPLAMFRQLLSGVRAYLQARAPQARVLLGGPGAWQLAQDTSSPSSVTPAETGVDHVVVGYSEGNVVEVFSKLLAQESLPAVTLGEGVPVDQIPPIRGATTMGVVEISRGCGLGCGFCAIATTPMGHLPTDTILADVETNLAAAKTALAALSEDFFRYGASGVHCRPATALALLEQIRALKAVRLLQLDHANIASIAQWTDGEIRQARDLLVGDQVTRRPWVNVGVETAAGELLQASGGRAKMGAIGPDTWGEVCEEQLRRLCRAGFLPMVSLLVGLPGETPEHVQQTLDWVRRFRGEAITLFPVIYAPLDGTAPPVLTRLHWDLVRECYRFNFKWTPRIYLDDQKGAGAPLSRRLLIQLLAKGQVVLWTGHLARHRRRAPA